One genomic segment of Impatiens glandulifera chromosome 6, dImpGla2.1, whole genome shotgun sequence includes these proteins:
- the LOC124942659 gene encoding transcription repressor OFP8-like, translated as MDNKNQSKLKLRIFRMFSSSFGSCKSKNITDVVQRPPPPPPPPTVVHHRRHRQLFEPISPKPKPFPLTHQKKWSKVVETVDQNCSSSKDRIFYRKKVMNRKRKPTRLRKKETFDSYYEFFSSDDEDEEDDRTTLFSSKSLSSDSSENRRGIGSHRRRRRKAAPAPAKGNMKLKESTAVAKRSRDPYSDFRNSMVEMIVEKQIFAENDLENLLQMFLDLNSSRHHRVIVEVYTDIWEALFSDRC; from the coding sequence ATGGATAACAAAAACCAGAGCAAACTCAAGCTTCGAATCTTTCGAATGTTCAGTTCATCATTCGGATCTTGTAAATCCAAAAACATAACCGACGTCGTTCAACGCCCACCGCCGCCTCCGCCGCCACCCACCGTCGTTCATCACCGACGACATCGTCAGTTATTCGAACCCATTTCTCCAAAACCCAAACCTTTCCCATTAACCCATCAGAAAAAATGGTCAAAAGTTGTGGAAACCGTTGATCAAAACTGTTCTTCATCGAAAGACAGAATCTTTTACCGCAAAAAAGTCATGAATCGCAAAAGGAAACCTACCCGtctaagaaagaaagaaacattTGATTCATACTATGAATTCTTCAGCAGTGAtgatgaggatgaagaagatgatcgtACAACACTGTTCTCATCGAAATCTCTGTCGTCTGATTCTTCAGAAAACAGGAGAGGAATTGGAAGTCaccggaggaggaggaggaaggcggcgccggcgccggcgaAGGGGAATATGAAACTGAAAGAAAGTACGGCGGTGGCGAAGAGATCGCGCGATCCATACAGCGATTTCAGAAATTCAATGGTGGAAATGATTGTGGAAAAACAGATATTTGCTGAGAATGATCTTGAGAATCTTTTACAGATGTTTCTTGATTTGAATTCTAGCCGTCATCATAGAGTTATTGTTGAAGTTTACACTGATATTTGGGAAGCTCTGTTTTCTGATCGGTGTTAA
- the LOC124943129 gene encoding LOB domain-containing protein 27-like, with protein sequence MTLKGGTTHACAACKYQRRRCTPKCLLAPYFPADQPKMFQNAHRLFGVSNIVKILKSIDQSQTREAMNSIIFQSNMRDRYPVEGCCYFIRGLQSQIHQTEMELHAVLTQLRLYRQQQQQQTHMQDGSTIIDDCTSNLQLGINALTLYHEQADVNSLPVSSNEQHYTNNNMNIAYNDENNSMWIQHAYPQHNFSGTENNNIMSNNSVLTMQQPLLVSSQHQNIQEEPVQDYDEMHTYFDTIDDKQSYLDSNDASDTSSDTSLKDTTNSFQHVSKKELKNAAACFSLTSVN encoded by the exons ATGACCCTTAAAGGTGGCACAACTCATGCTTGTGCAGCCTGCAAATACCAAAGGAGAAGATGCACTCCCAAGTGTTTGCTCGCACCATATTTCCCAGCCGACCAGCCCAAGATGTTTCAAAATGCGCATCGCCTTTTCGGTGTGAGCAATATAGTTAAGATTTTGAAAAGTATTGATCAATCTCAAACTCGAGAAGCTATGAATTCCATTATTTTTCAATCTAATATGCGCGATAGATATCCTGTTGAGGGGTGTTGTTATTTCATTAGAGGGCTTCAGTCTCAAATACACCAGACTGAGATGGAATTGCATGCGGTTCTTACTCAACTTCGTCTTTACAGACAACAACAACAGCAACAAACACATATGCAAGATGGATCAACTATTATAGATGATTGTACATCTAATCTTCAACTAGGAATTAATGCATTAACCTTGTATCATGAACAAGCTGATGTTAATTCACTGCCTGTTTCATCCAATGAACAACACTACACAAACAACAACATGAACATCGCTTACAATGACGAAAATAATTCAATGTGGATTCAACATGCGTACCCCCAGCACAACTTTAGTGGTActgaaaacaacaatattatgagTAACAACTCGGTTTTGACGATGCAACAACCTCTCTTAGTTTCATCCCAACATCAAAATATACAAGAAGAGCCAGTCCAAGATTACGATGAGATGCATACTTATTTTGATACAATTGACGATAAACAATCTTATTTAGATTCCAATGACGCATCTGATACGAG CTCGGATACATCTTTGAAAGATACAACTAACTCGTTCCAGCATGTATCGAAGAAGGAATTAAAGAATGCTGCTGCGTGTTTCAGCCTGACTAGTGTCAATTGA